ACTAAGTGTTAAACCCTTTATTTACCAGCCTCTCGTGTCGTTGGCCTTGTGACGTGGAGTGCCGTTGGTTTTCCTAATCGCTGTCTCTTGGGCCTAATTGAAATGCCAATCTGCTCCTGCCTTTGTCAGTTGCTGATCTAAATCTGTGTTCTGGTGGCCTGACCAACACTGGTGGTGGGCACTGGGTTTAGTGCCATTACCTTGCTGCATCCCTGAAAATGATAACAAGGTGTCCTAAAGTCGAGAGTTCTCAGAGCCTGAGGTCCTTGATTGGGCGAAATTCGCTGGTAGGGTTTTTTTTGGAAGCTCGATTGGAGTGAGGCATGAAGTCCGTGATCACAGCGCAAGAGTAGCAAATCCCTGTTCCAATGGCAATGCCAGAGTCTGCCTTTAAGGGAGGGTGATGACCGGGAAGGCTGCCATCGAATGGGTAGTGTCAGTCAAGCGGGTGGTGAAGAGAACCATCTGGTCTTCCGTCGTGGTGGTGCTTCTGCGAACACTTGTTACATTTGGCTGAGTGAATAGCCTAGGGAATTGTACAGGAAGGTAATATAAATTTTGAAATTGGATGTTTTTTATTTTTGCTTGCTTTTCCAGTGATATACATTGGAAATAGAGACAATTATGTGAATATGCTTTGATTTATCTAACTGATTTGATCTTGTATAGGATCTGAAAGATTTCATGAGACAGGCTGGAGAGGTTACCTTTGCAGATGCACACAGGCACAAATTGAATGAAGGGTGAGTTGCAGGACGTTCTGAGCTTGTCATCGCTTGGCTTTTGTAAATAGCAGGTTAATGAATATATGCTAATTCTATAAAAAAGCGATGCTGTTGTGAGAACTAATACACAATCACTGAGAAACTTGATGGACATCTTTTTAAACTGATTAAAATGTTTACTTTAGACAGTCCTACATCATAAGTCCCTGTCACACTACCAGTTGAATGTTACTACTGGCCCCTCCCCTTAGATCCGCAATGGTGAATATTGAATGCATGGACTTGAGAtttcatggtccagtgtgaatgggtCATTCACACGTCTATTTAgcgggttggcagtgtgaaaggggcattGAGAGCTTTTGCATAGTTTGAAATAAATGTCAGGATTGTCATACCATCTGAGCATGCTTGTAAAGAAATTTTAACATCCACACAGTTCAGTTACTGCCACTCTGCATCACCATGAATGGAGGAGATAGAAGGGCAATTATAACAAGCAATTAATAGACAGACCACTTAGCTTGACAATTCTGGAATCTATTATTGAGGTAGAGGCACTTGGAAAATAGGATTATGCAAAGTCAACCGTGATTTATGAAAAAGACATGTTTGATAAaatatgttgatttaaaaaaaaattgtaactgCTATAAAAGGGTGAAGCAATTGATGTCCATGTGGATTACCTCTTGGGTTACTGAACAAAGAGTGATGTTTGGAATTGTACAGGTATGGACTAAGCAGGGTTAACTAACAGAGGGTAGGAGTAAAAATGGTAATTCCTTTTCCTTCTAGAATTGTGGAGTTTGCCtcctacagtgatgtgaaaaatgCTCTTGAGAAGCTCTCTGGCACTGAACTCAATGGCAGAAAGATCAGAGTGATTGAGGAGCGTAAACAACGCAGGTAACTGCCCCACTATGTATTGCAAGTTTTATTATTTAGGTAGATTGGTAATGGATAtccaaaatcatttttaaaacattGATAAGGACTAGAAAGGTTATCTGAACTTAAAAGTAGATCAGTCACCTCCTGAGTATGGGTTACATCTTAGGTTTTTGAGGGAAATAAGTTGCTGAAGATCTTGCTATAATTTTCTAAATATTAGAAAAGGTTGACTTCATTAAAGGTTGACTTCATTAAAGGTTGACTTCATTAAAGGTTGACTTCATTAAAGGTTGACTTCATTAAAGGTTGACTTCATTAAAGGTTGACTTCATTAAAGGTTTACCAAAATGATTGCATGGATGAAAGACTTCAGTGACTACAGAGAAGGTAGAGTTTATTTTGGAACACAGGAGGTTGTGGGGAGAACTgaggtttttaaaatttgtgTTTGGGGGTAGGCAGGAGATGATTTCCATGATTGAAAGGTCAAGGCGAGGGCTGTAAAAACAAGTGATTGGTAAAAGAACTAAAAATGTTATGTATGGAAAAATGACAATACCAAAATGAGTTGTTAAAGTCTGGAATGCTGCCAGTGTTGTGTTGAGGTCAAAAGGGAGCTGAATAAAcatttgaaaggaaagaattATCACGGGTGGGGCAAGACAAACTTGATAGCTCTTGCTAAGAGTTGGTATGGTTTCAAGGAGCTGACTAGCTGCTTACTGTGATCCTTTAACTTTGAGGTGCTTGATCTAATGTGTCTTGGGTTTAataaaacaagttatttttataAGATAGAAAAGGTTGTTAATGTTAATCAGTGTAGGCAACAGAATCAATGGGTTAGAGTGCTTAAGCATATACGTTTTAGTTGTTCACACCCAGGCAGAGGAACATATTGGTTGTATGGTAAACAGGGTAAAATTGTATTTTGTTTTGCCCATTCAAATAGACATCTTTTCTCTTTTAGATCTCGTAGTAGGTCTCGTTCTCGCAGCCGAAGCTCTTCCCGATCTTGCTCCAGGGGTCGTAAGTCCTATAGTCGTTCCAGAAGTAGGAGTAGGAGCAGAAGCCGCAGCAAATCTCGATCTGACAGTCGATCTCCTGCTAAGGAGCAGAGAGGTCATTCCTCAATGGCCTCTGGAGACCGTGTAAGGTCACGCACACGATCACCTTCTGGTGAGAGTACAGATTAAGTCTGTTGGCGTGCACTTGTGTGAGTGAAAGTTGATGTAAAGGAATGAATTTGTCTGAGAAATGCAATtattaaatttgttaaaactgAACTAGTTGCATTTAACTATATTCATTTAACTTGTCACTTACAGAGTTAAATTACTCATTTACTTAGAATTGGTTTCTTTAGCAAtggatccaattttattttttacttttgttATTAAATGTAATGATGTAAATTACATTTCTCTTGTGTAttcctttaaaataaataatgtatATAGTTATTTAGTTTTGTTAATGTTATCCTTTTTATTGGGGACATCAACATTCCTGTCTGGTacctacctttttaaaaaagaaaggacAATGTCACATCCAAAAGGAACCCAAAACAAAATAGCTAATGCAGGAGgtttgagattttaattttctcctGTGGAAAAATGTGATTCACGGTTCACATATTGTACCAGTTAATGGCCGTGCTATGCATTGTAAAATTCTACAACAAGATTGTATGAAAGGTATTTTAGTTTGAGTGGCCTGCATTCAAGACCAGCCCATTGTCCCTGTTGTCTACCTTCAACTTAATGATTAGAACTTTTAATTCATTTATAACACTAGAAATTTTGTTTATAATTGTACAGGACCTAGTTTCGGACTTCCCAGATCTCCCATTGAGCCCAACTTAGTGTTGGGAGGAAAATGCTGATGGCAGAGGAGTTCAAATGCCATCTAACTGTATGTGTGTATTAGGAGGTTGAAGGAAACATTTTAGACTTTGAGTGAGTGGCATATTGTTGAGACTTTGCTCCATCCAAATTTACTTTGAAGATCCTTTGTGGACTGACGTCTACTTACACCATCTTGGTGTGAATGAGGAGGCAGTCCTCACAGCTACCCCTTCTTTGTGTTGCTGGATGTGCATTAATGTCTACATCCTGAAACTCAGTTTCTGAGCTGTGTTCCactgaaacatagaagataggagcaggagtaggtcgttcggcccttcgagcctgctctgccattcaatgagatcatggctgatcttaaagttcagtaccccatccccgccttctctccataacctttaatacccttatactgaagaaatagatctaattccctcttaaatatattcaatgaacctgcctctactgccctctgtggcaatgaattccacagattcaccaccctctgggtaaagaaattcctcctcatctaaatggtttgtctattatcctcgaaccatggccccgggttctggactcccccacctttggaaacatcccttctgcatccattctgtccaggcctgccagaattttatatggctctatgagatcccctctcaatcttctgaactccagcgagtacaatcccaaattgcacaatctttcctcataagtcattcctgccattccagggatcagcctggtgaatcgcctctgcactccctccattgcaagaacatccttcctcagataaggcgaccaaaactgcacacaatactccaggtgtggtctcaaggctctgtacagctgcagtaaggtatccttgttcctagactcaaaccctcttgatatgaaggcctttttaaccgcctgctgtacctgcatgctcgccttcagtgactggtgcacaagaacccctaggtctctctgcacttccccatctcccaatctattgccattcaaatagtaatctgccctctggtttgtattaccaaagtggataacctcacatttatcgtcattgtagtgcatttgccatgtatctgcccagtcccccaatttatccaaatcacactggatgacccccctcttcagtgcacacaacccctcctagctagtgtcgtctgcaaatttggagatattacatccaatcccctcatcaagatcattaatgtaaattgtgaacagctggggtcccagtacagatgaATACATTGCAGAAGCAGAGGACAATGTGCTGACACCACTATACACTGTGCTTAGCATGAACAATGGGATCGGGTTTCTTGGCGAATATAACTTTGTGACCTTTGACATCCCTTAAGATGTTGTTCCTACAGTGCCTTTCATCATAGCTGAATTTGGGCCCAGAAAGAATCCAGAGGTCAAACAGTTAAATGACCAGATCCTTCATTTTCTCATGATGGTTGATGAAAATCGTATCCTTCATGTCCATTAGAGAGTGTACTTAGGGCTACGGTACAACGTCAGTACTCTATTCCTTCACTGCCATCTGCTGAAGTGAGACCCCACAACTTCCCAAATGTGAGAATACTTGCGTCAGAACAAGTTGTTGGCTATTCAGCTGCTTGCATTTGTTCTGCAATTTAATAAAAATCATGGCTCACTTGTTTATCTCCGTGTCACCTGAACCCATATTCCTTGACTTTCATACTATCCAAAAGCCTGTTAATCTTAAATGTACTCAACACCTGAATGTCCACAGACCTTTTGGAGTAGGGaactccaaagattcaccaccataGAACGAAGATATTGCTTCTCCACTCCTCCTCAATGGTTGACCCCTTAAGAGATTAAGACCCTGAGCAAGCCCTTTAGGAATTTTGAGCCTTTTGTCAAAATTGCCCCTTTTTACAAGCTCAAGTTGTTATTGATCTAGTCATAATTTCTCTCCAGAGGACAATATTTACCTCTCTCCTCCT
Above is a genomic segment from Narcine bancroftii isolate sNarBan1 chromosome 2, sNarBan1.hap1, whole genome shotgun sequence containing:
- the LOC138754194 gene encoding serine/arginine-rich splicing factor 5-like isoform X2 → MSSRVFIGRLSPYATEKNVERFFRGYGRIKEIDLKNGFGFVEFEDYRDAEDAVYELDGKELCNERVTVEHARARNRGGRGGGGGGGRYQSRYSQSYQRTSGRNGPPVRTENRVIVENLSSRVSWQDLKDFMRQAGEVTFADAHRHKLNEGIVEFASYSDVKNALEKLSGTELNGRKIRVIEERKQRRSRSRSRSRSRSSSRSCSRGRKSYSRSRSRSRSRSRSKSRSDSRSPAKEQRGHSSMASGDRVRSRTRSPSGESTD